Proteins from a genomic interval of Rattus norvegicus strain BN/NHsdMcwi chromosome 2, GRCr8, whole genome shotgun sequence:
- the Shld3 gene encoding shieldin complex subunit 3, with amino-acid sequence MDYCRMTTEVILHYRPYENDPKQLAKIAENVIQDFPTHPLSRFIPWFPHDESKLPLKPKRLPPVISEEAAENVKRYLTISEPNGESHSYDCTVDLLEFQPNSKMQHLLQAHTLKEQTNAANLDKNSGKETQHKKRSWSVSLTSKHCPKKIFPLSRKLQATLKTLHLHTLHRARWTLEYSVCNNQTLEDIWTKLNHFIRHSELPSCNATIQRELGQIWVFCDIKYCEYVGGLLKERLSLIGKIDLFVHKYGVIFSM; translated from the coding sequence ATGGATTACTGCAGGATGACTACTGAAGTAATATTACATTATCGACCATATGAAAACGATCCCAAACAGCTGGCAAAAATTGCAGAAAATGTAATTCAAGACTTTCCTACTCACCCACTATCAAGATTTATTCCTTGGTTTCCACACGATGAGTCCAAGCTTCCACTCAAGCCTAAAAGATTACCGCCAGTAATTTCTGAAGAGGCTGCTGAGAATGTGAAACGGTACTTAACCATTTCAGAACCTAATGGTGAATCACACAGCTATGACTGCACAGTAGATCTTTTGGAGTTTCAACCTAATTCCAAAATGCAGCACTTACTCCAGGCACACACACTAAAGGAGCAGACTAACGCAGCAAATTTGGATAAAAATTCAGGAAAAGAAACACAGCACAAGAAAAGATCCTGGAGTGTTTCACTTACTAGCAAACATTGTCCAAAAAAGATTTTTcctttgtctagaaaattgcaaGCCACTTTAAAGACACTACATTTGCACACCCTTCATAGAGCAAGATGGACTTTAGAATACAGTGTTTGCAACAACCAGACTCTGGAAGACATTTGGACAAAACTCAACCACTTTATCAGGCACAGTGAACTTCCTTCTTGTAATGCTACCATCCAGAGAGAGTTAGGCCAAATATGGGTGTTCTGTGATATTAAGTACTGTGAATATGTAGGAGGTCTGCTTAAAGAAAGATTATCTCTTATTGGGAAAATTGATTTATTTGTACATAAATATGGTGTTATTTTTAGTATGTAA